One window of Puntigrus tetrazona isolate hp1 chromosome 14, ASM1883169v1, whole genome shotgun sequence genomic DNA carries:
- the tcirg1b gene encoding T cell immune regulator 1, ATPase H+ transporting V0 subunit a3b isoform X1, with the protein MGSLFRSEEVCLVQIFLQSGSAYNCVSELGELGIVEFRDLNPNVNAFQRKFVNEVRRCEELEKTFVLLEQEIVRSLSQKLQAPIPIPPAPQPREVLTIEEETERLARELREVSRNRDSLRSQYTQLCQYRGVLKQTHSLTASQAPLVSFEPAGLAENRQDVRLSFVAGVVHPWKVPAFERLLWRACRGYIIVDFHEMEEKLEHPDSGEQVQWTVFLISFWGDQIGQKVKKICDCFHTQTFPYPESQAEREETLIGLRGRIEDIKSVMGETEQYMQQLLVRALARLPEWIVQVQKCKAVQTVLNLCSPSVTDKCLIAEAWCPVSQLPALQSALREGGRKSGSSVDSFYNRLPATTSPPTLFPTNAFTAGFQNIVDAYGVASYREMNPAVYTIITFPFLFAVMFGDVGHGLLMTLVALWMVLEEKDPKLRKNTNEIWQMMFGGRYLILLMGLFSIYTGAIYNECFSRGLNTFSSGWHVRPNAEYYNWTEETFKSNQYLSLDPNVTGVFTGPYPFGIDPIWGLANNHLTFLNSYKMKMSVIIGVIHMTFGVCLSLFNYIHFRDIGSVFLVLIPELCFMLCLFGYLIFMVIYKWLVYGPMTSDIAPSILIHFIDMFLFTENKDNKPLYTGQIVVQQVLVIVAVLSVPVLLLGKPVQEYITHRRKRTPLSGDRRPLLAENGSINAHQGDVDARGGGEEEFDAANVFMHQAIHTIEYCLGCISNTASYLRLWALSLAHAQLSEVLWLMVMRISFQQLSYVGSVIMVFIFAAFAVLTVSILLVMEGLSAFLHALRLHWVEFQNKFYSGTGYKLTPFAFTSEIGAFSLK; encoded by the exons ATGGGCTCTCTGTTTCGCAGTGAAGAGGTCTGTCTGGTTCAGATCTTCCTCCAGTCGGGATCGGCTTACAACTGCGTCAGCGAGCTGGGAGAGCTGGGAATAGTGGAGTTCAGAGAC CTGAATCCGAACGTGAACGCGTTCCAGAGGAAGTTCGTGAACGAGGTGAGGAGATGCGAGGAACTGGAGAAGACCTTCG TGCTTTTGGAGCAGGAGATTGTCCGCAGTCTCTCTCAGAAACTGCAGGCCCCCATCCCGATCCCTCCGGCCCCTCAGCCCAGAGAAGTCCTCACCATCGAGGAGGAGACCGAGCGCTTGGCCCGAGAGCTCAGGGAG GTGTCCAGgaacagagacagcctgcgctcTCAGTACACTCAGCTGTGTCAGTACAGAGGGGTTTTAAAACAGACGCACTCTCTCACAGCCTCACAG GCCCCGCTTGTGTCGTTCGAGCCGGCGGGCCTGGCAGAGAACCGGCAGGACGTCAGGCTGAGCTTCGTGGCCGGCGTGGTTCACCCGTGGAAGGTGCCCGCCTTCGAGAGGCTGCTGTGGCGCGCTTGCCGCGGTTACATCATCGTGGACTTTCACGAGATGGAAGAAAAACTTGAACATCCTGATTCT GGTGAGCAGGTGCAGTGGACCGTGTTTTTAATCTCGTTCTGGGGAGATCAGATCGGTCAGAAAGTGAAGAAGATCTGTGACTG CTTCCACACACAAACCTTCCCCTACCCCGAGAGCCAGGCCGAACGAGAGGAGACTCTGATTGGACTCAGAGGAAGAATCGAGGACATCAAATCG GTCATGGGCGAGACGGAGCAGTACATGCAGCAGCTGCTGGTGCGAGCGCTGGCCCGTCTGCCCGAGTGGATCGTGCAGGTTCAGAAGTGCAAAGCCGTGCAGACCGTGCTGAACCTCTGCAGCCCGTCCGTCACTGATAAGTGCCTGATCGCAGAGGCCTGGTGCCCCGTGAGCCAGCTGCCCGCCCTGCAGAGCGCCCTGAGAGAGGGAGGG aggaAGAGTGGCAGTAGTGTGGACTCCTTCTACAACCGCTTGCCGGCCACCACGTCTCCCCCCACGCTCTTCCCCACTAACGCCTTCACGGCAGGATTCCAGAACATAGTCGATGCTTATGGCGTGGCGAGCTACAGGGAGATGAACCCAG CGGTCTACACCATCATCACGTTTCCCTTCCTGTTTGCCGTCATGTTTGGGGACGTTGGACATGGTCTTCTGATGACGCTGGTGGCTCTCTGGATGGTCCTGGAGGAGAAGGATCCAAAATTGAGGAAAAACACtaatgaa ATCTGGCAGATGATGTTTGGGGGCCGTTATCTCATTTTGTTAATGGGGCTGTTTTCTATCTATACCGGAGCAATTTACAACGAGTGTTTCAGCCGGGGCCTCAACACCTTCTCCTCAGGATGGCACGTCCGGCCCAATGCAGAATACTACAACTGGAC agAGGAGACTTTCAAAAGCAATCAGTATCTGTCGCTGGACCCCAATGTCACGGGGGTTTTCACTGGTCCTTATCCTTTTGGCATTGATCCG ATTTGGGGTCTGGCCAACAATCACCTGACGTTCCTCAACAGCTATAAGATGAAGATGTCTGTCATTATTGGAGTCATCCATATGACCtttggtgtgtgtttatctttatTCAACTACAT ACACTTCAGAGACATCGGCAGCGTGTTTTTGGTGCTGATCCCGGAGCTGTGTTTCATGCTGTGTCTGTTTGGATACCTGATCTTCATGGTGATCTATAAGTGGCTGGTGTACGGCCCCATGACCTCCGACATCGCTCCCAGCATCCTCATCCACTTCATAGACATGTTCCTGTTTACTGAGAATAAGGACAACAAACCTCTCTATACGGGGCAG ATAGTGGTGCAGCAGGTTCTGGTGATCGTGGCTGTGCTGTCTGTTCCCGTTCTGCTCCTGGGGAAGCCGGTGCAAGAATACATCACTCACAGGAGGAAGAGAACTCCTCTTTCA GGAGACAGACGACCTTTGCTAGCAGAAAACGGCTCTATAAATGCTCACCAGGGAGATGTGGATgcaagaggaggaggagaggag GAGTTTGATGCAGCGAACGTCTTCATGCACCAGGCCATTCACACCATCGAGTATTGTCTGGGCTGCATCTCTAACACGGCCTCCTACCTGCGGCTCTGGGCCCTCAGCCTGGCTCATGCTC agttGTCTGAGGTGCTGTGGTTAATGGTGATGCGGATCTCCTTCCAGCAGCTCAGTTATGTGGGCTCTGTCATCATGGTGTTTATATTTGCTGCCTTCGCTGTGTTAACCGTATCTATCCTGCTCGTCATGGAAGGCCTGTCTGCTTTCCTGCACGCGCTTCGTCTTCACTG gGTGGAGTTTCAGAATAAGTTTTACAGTGGAACAGGCTACAAGCTCACTCCGTTTGCCTTCACATCAGAAATCGGAGCTTTCTCTCTAAAGTGA
- the tcirg1b gene encoding T cell immune regulator 1, ATPase H+ transporting V0 subunit a3b isoform X2, whose product MGSLFRSEEVCLVQIFLQSGSAYNCVSELGELGIVEFRDLNPNVNAFQRKFVNEVRRCEELEKTFVLLEQEIVRSLSQKLQAPIPIPPAPQPREVLTIEEETERLARELREVSRNRDSLRSQYTQLCQYRGVLKQTHSLTASQAPLVSFEPAGLAENRQDVRLSFVAGVVHPWKVPAFERLLWRACRGYIIVDFHEMEEKLEHPDSGEQVQWTVFLISFWGDQIGQKVKKICDCFHTQTFPYPESQAEREETLIGLRGRIEDIKSVMGETEQYMQQLLVRALARLPEWIVQVQKCKAVQTVLNLCSPSVTDKCLIAEAWCPVSQLPALQSALREGGRKSGSSVDSFYNRLPATTSPPTLFPTNAFTAGFQNIVDAYGVASYREMNPAVYTIITFPFLFAVMFGDVGHGLLMTLVALWMVLEEKDPKLRKNTNEIWQMMFGGRYLILLMGLFSIYTGAIYNECFSRGLNTFSSGWHVRPNAEYYNWTEETFKSNQYLSLDPNVTGVFTGPYPFGIDPIWGLANNHLTFLNSYKMKMSVIIGVIHMTFGVCLSLFNYIHFRDIGSVFLVLIPELCFMLCLFGYLIFMVIYKWLVYGPMTSDIAPSILIHFIDMFLFTENKDNKPLYTGQIVVQQVLVIVAVLSVPVLLLGKPVQEYITHRRKRTPLSGDRRPLLAENGSINAHQGDVDARGGGEEFDAANVFMHQAIHTIEYCLGCISNTASYLRLWALSLAHAQLSEVLWLMVMRISFQQLSYVGSVIMVFIFAAFAVLTVSILLVMEGLSAFLHALRLHWVEFQNKFYSGTGYKLTPFAFTSEIGAFSLK is encoded by the exons ATGGGCTCTCTGTTTCGCAGTGAAGAGGTCTGTCTGGTTCAGATCTTCCTCCAGTCGGGATCGGCTTACAACTGCGTCAGCGAGCTGGGAGAGCTGGGAATAGTGGAGTTCAGAGAC CTGAATCCGAACGTGAACGCGTTCCAGAGGAAGTTCGTGAACGAGGTGAGGAGATGCGAGGAACTGGAGAAGACCTTCG TGCTTTTGGAGCAGGAGATTGTCCGCAGTCTCTCTCAGAAACTGCAGGCCCCCATCCCGATCCCTCCGGCCCCTCAGCCCAGAGAAGTCCTCACCATCGAGGAGGAGACCGAGCGCTTGGCCCGAGAGCTCAGGGAG GTGTCCAGgaacagagacagcctgcgctcTCAGTACACTCAGCTGTGTCAGTACAGAGGGGTTTTAAAACAGACGCACTCTCTCACAGCCTCACAG GCCCCGCTTGTGTCGTTCGAGCCGGCGGGCCTGGCAGAGAACCGGCAGGACGTCAGGCTGAGCTTCGTGGCCGGCGTGGTTCACCCGTGGAAGGTGCCCGCCTTCGAGAGGCTGCTGTGGCGCGCTTGCCGCGGTTACATCATCGTGGACTTTCACGAGATGGAAGAAAAACTTGAACATCCTGATTCT GGTGAGCAGGTGCAGTGGACCGTGTTTTTAATCTCGTTCTGGGGAGATCAGATCGGTCAGAAAGTGAAGAAGATCTGTGACTG CTTCCACACACAAACCTTCCCCTACCCCGAGAGCCAGGCCGAACGAGAGGAGACTCTGATTGGACTCAGAGGAAGAATCGAGGACATCAAATCG GTCATGGGCGAGACGGAGCAGTACATGCAGCAGCTGCTGGTGCGAGCGCTGGCCCGTCTGCCCGAGTGGATCGTGCAGGTTCAGAAGTGCAAAGCCGTGCAGACCGTGCTGAACCTCTGCAGCCCGTCCGTCACTGATAAGTGCCTGATCGCAGAGGCCTGGTGCCCCGTGAGCCAGCTGCCCGCCCTGCAGAGCGCCCTGAGAGAGGGAGGG aggaAGAGTGGCAGTAGTGTGGACTCCTTCTACAACCGCTTGCCGGCCACCACGTCTCCCCCCACGCTCTTCCCCACTAACGCCTTCACGGCAGGATTCCAGAACATAGTCGATGCTTATGGCGTGGCGAGCTACAGGGAGATGAACCCAG CGGTCTACACCATCATCACGTTTCCCTTCCTGTTTGCCGTCATGTTTGGGGACGTTGGACATGGTCTTCTGATGACGCTGGTGGCTCTCTGGATGGTCCTGGAGGAGAAGGATCCAAAATTGAGGAAAAACACtaatgaa ATCTGGCAGATGATGTTTGGGGGCCGTTATCTCATTTTGTTAATGGGGCTGTTTTCTATCTATACCGGAGCAATTTACAACGAGTGTTTCAGCCGGGGCCTCAACACCTTCTCCTCAGGATGGCACGTCCGGCCCAATGCAGAATACTACAACTGGAC agAGGAGACTTTCAAAAGCAATCAGTATCTGTCGCTGGACCCCAATGTCACGGGGGTTTTCACTGGTCCTTATCCTTTTGGCATTGATCCG ATTTGGGGTCTGGCCAACAATCACCTGACGTTCCTCAACAGCTATAAGATGAAGATGTCTGTCATTATTGGAGTCATCCATATGACCtttggtgtgtgtttatctttatTCAACTACAT ACACTTCAGAGACATCGGCAGCGTGTTTTTGGTGCTGATCCCGGAGCTGTGTTTCATGCTGTGTCTGTTTGGATACCTGATCTTCATGGTGATCTATAAGTGGCTGGTGTACGGCCCCATGACCTCCGACATCGCTCCCAGCATCCTCATCCACTTCATAGACATGTTCCTGTTTACTGAGAATAAGGACAACAAACCTCTCTATACGGGGCAG ATAGTGGTGCAGCAGGTTCTGGTGATCGTGGCTGTGCTGTCTGTTCCCGTTCTGCTCCTGGGGAAGCCGGTGCAAGAATACATCACTCACAGGAGGAAGAGAACTCCTCTTTCA GGAGACAGACGACCTTTGCTAGCAGAAAACGGCTCTATAAATGCTCACCAGGGAGATGTGGATgcaagaggaggaggagaggag TTTGATGCAGCGAACGTCTTCATGCACCAGGCCATTCACACCATCGAGTATTGTCTGGGCTGCATCTCTAACACGGCCTCCTACCTGCGGCTCTGGGCCCTCAGCCTGGCTCATGCTC agttGTCTGAGGTGCTGTGGTTAATGGTGATGCGGATCTCCTTCCAGCAGCTCAGTTATGTGGGCTCTGTCATCATGGTGTTTATATTTGCTGCCTTCGCTGTGTTAACCGTATCTATCCTGCTCGTCATGGAAGGCCTGTCTGCTTTCCTGCACGCGCTTCGTCTTCACTG gGTGGAGTTTCAGAATAAGTTTTACAGTGGAACAGGCTACAAGCTCACTCCGTTTGCCTTCACATCAGAAATCGGAGCTTTCTCTCTAAAGTGA
- the fhdc2 gene encoding formin-J has product MATIPIPPPSIPPPPPLPPPPPPPPPVSASGLTRIDSGRKHRLRNLNWERIPKERVEGRKSVWSGSPDEDCELAIDLSSLDELFGQKEGDRPDRASGFRRSLRRCGSPQETTVDKVTLLDSKRSMNVGIFLRQLKIAAREIVEDVRRGVGERYGAEKLAELCKLLPDNEEEARLKKFSGDRSLLAEPDLFVLLLVELPSFRMRLDVMILQQEFDPAVTSLCVAARCLREAARELLSCPELHYILRLVLKAGNYMNAGGYAGNAAGFRISSLLKLADTKANKPGMNLLHFVAMEAVKKDKDLLMFSSRLSHVSPASRLSEDSVVEDLSRLQSRVAELRVRAQADAEIEQQTRTFLEVAEVRLQEAQDELESLQKTSKALVDFFCEDDKSFKLEEACLIFHCFCHRFQKAVQENTDREVQEQRRLARERENVEKRRSLALCTGLEAEQESSDLEHALQRSLSYTGSRRSLRRLSQYFLRSGERNVKSHNPQHQQSDLSDLHALNPEAFSRDSELRRSLLKREPDNKETKGADKVKQAQSLSTDLTCDHAVASPNSTKSHSRSNTRTVPGDSAFVASGKTETSLQQGAVNVLPLTGLSPNKVWKVEKPVQDASERLTQIETDTSKDAKNKECVNGKSLKGVTPQRETWSSASSPPGDLSPESCSSEREHVYPAIGETLECHTLVRALRSYESLSPSVTRPTTNHCSKWKKEQDGTSSPHAKDDSRLVKTPTRGPTKRLLVQRGGPSNSSGIPRVRTKAELTHADGSGVSQVSRPSPTRPSSIRTTLATRFAGVQHELKHNSNARPKVNALSDTGKQKVNSTEKLTQDKDKSQEAFVRGSPLRVSKRLAPNSESQSPQSMHSPTAATTAKTIRTAIISAAKAKTTKTPGTRIPAPKVHKAAPQPMWR; this is encoded by the exons ATGGCCACCATCCCCATCCCTCCGCCGTCcatccctcctcctcctcctcttcctcctcctcctcctcctcctccgcccGTCTCAGCCAGCGGTCTGACCCGAATCGACTCTGGCCGCAAACACCGGCTTCGCAACCTGAACTGGGAGCGGATCCCCAAGGAGCGCGTGGAGGGCCGAAAGAGCGTGTGGAGCGGCTCTCCGGATGAGGACTGTGAGCTCGCTATTGACCTGAGCTCTCTGGATGAGCTCTTTGGGCAGAAAGAGGGCGACAGGCCGGACCGGGCCAGCGGCTTCCGCCGTAGTTTACGCCGCTGCGGTTCTCCACAAGAGACGACTGTGGACAAA GTTACGCTGCTCGACTCGAAACGCAGCATGAATGTTGGGATATTTCTGCGGCAGCTGAAAAT TGCCGCCAGGGAGATCGTGGAGGATGTGCGGCGAGGGGTCGGGGAGCGTTACGGAGCCGAGAAACTGGCAGAACTCTGCAAGCTGCTGCCTGATAATGAAGAG GAGGCCAGATTGAAAAAGTTCAGCGGTGACCGTAGTTTATTGGCAGAGCCGGATCTCTTCGTTCTCTTGCTGGTGGAGTTACCCAG CTTTCGCATGCGTCTGGACGTCATGATCCTCCAGCAGGAGTTTGACCCTGCGGTGACCTCTCTCTGTGTGGCGGCCAGATGTCTGCGGGAGGCGGCTCGAG AGCTGCTGAGCTGCCCGGAGCTTCACTACATCCTGAGACTGGTGCTCAAAGCGGGAAACTACATGAACGCT GGTGGTTACGCCGGGAATGCTGCTGGATTCAGGATTTCCTCTTTGCTCAAATTGGCCGACACCAAAGCCAACAAGCCAGGCATGAACCTCCTCCATTTTGTCGCCATG GAGGCTGTGAAGAAGGATAAAGACTTGCTGATGTTTTCCAGCCGGTTGAGTCATGTCAGCCCAGCTTCAAG GTTGTCAGAAGACTCTGTGGTGGAGGATCTTTCTCGACTGCAAAGCAGAGTTGCTGAACTCCGAGTCAGAGCTCAGGCTGATGCTGAAATCGAGCAGCAGACCAGAACATTTCTAGAG GTTGCGGAAGTGAGGCTCCAGGAAGCTCAGGACGAGCTGGAAAGCTTACAGAAGACCAGTAAGGCCCTTGTGGATTTCTTCTGTGAAGATGACAAGTCCTTCAAACTGGAGGAGGCCTGCCTTATCTTCCACTGCTTCTGTCATCGGTTTCAAAAAGCTGTGCAG GAGAACACAGATAGGGAAGTACAGGAGCAGCGGCGTCTGGCACGCGAGCGAGAGAATGTGGAGAAGCGTCGCTCTCTGGCTCTGTGCACCGGCCTGGAAGCGGAGCAGGAGTCTTCAGACCTGGAGCACGCTCTGCAGAGGAGCCTGAGCTACACGGGCAGCCGTCGCAGCCTGCGCAGACTCTCACAGTACTTCCTCCGCTCCGGAGAGAGAAACGTGAAGTCTCATAACCCACAGCACCAGCAGTCAGACCTCTCAGACCTGCATGCTCTCAATCCTGAAGCCTTCAGCAGAGACTCAGAGCTCAGACGTTCTCTGCTGAAGAGGGAACCCGACAATAAGGAGACTAAAGGGGCAGATAAAGTCAAACAAGCTCAGAGTTTAAGCACAGATCTGACGTGTGACCATGCAGTGGCTTCCCCGAATTCTACAAAAAGCCATTCTAGGTCGAATACGAGGACAGTCCCAGGCGACAGCGCTTTTGTTGCTTCGGGAAAAACAGAGACGTCACTTCAGCAGGGAGCAGTGAATGTCCTGCCGCTCACAGGACTATCCCCTAACAAAGTTTGGAAAGTTGAGAAACCTGTTCAAGACGCCTCTGAAAGGCTGACGCAGATCGAAACCGATACCTCGAAAGATGCGAAGAATAAAGAGTGCGTAAATGGCAAATCTCTAAAGGGAGTAACACCACAGAGAGAGACGTGGTCAAGTGCATCATCTCCTCCTGGAGATCTGTCCCCGGAGTCCTGTAGCTCAGAAAGAGAGCATGTGTACCCGGCGATAGGAGAGACCCTGGAGTGTCACACCCTAGTGAGGGCCCTACGCTCCTACGAGAGCCTCTCTCCAAGTGTGACGCGGCCCACCACCAATCACTGCTCCAAATGGAAGAAAGAGCAAGACGGCACTAGCTCGCCGCATGCCAAGGACGATTCCCGTCTGGTAAAGACACCGACGCGAGGGCCAACCAAAAGACTGCTGGTACAGCGAGGAGGGCCCTCCAACAGCAGCGGGATCCCGAGAGTGCGCACTAAAGCAGAGCTGACTCATGCTGACGGTTCAGGTGTTAGTCAGGTGTCACGGCCTTCCCCAACACGCCCCTCGTCCATTCGCACAACGCTAGCAACGCGCTTCGCTGGCGTCCAACACGAACTCAAGCACAACAGCAATGCACGGCCGAAGGTTAACGCCCTGTCCGATACTGGGAAGCAAAAAGTCAACTCTACCGAGAAGCTGACCCAGGATAAAGACAAGTCCCAGGAGGCGTTCGTAAGGGGATCGCCGCTTCGCGTTTCAAAGCGCCTAGCGCCCAACTCCGAATCCCAGTCTCCCCAGAGCATGCACTCTCCCACCGCTGCCACGACGGCAAAGACCATCCGCACCGCCATTATCAGTGCAGCCAAAGCAAAGACGACCAAGACTCCCGGCACCAGAATCCCGGCCCCCAAAGTTCACAAAGCTGCTCCCCAACCCATGTGGAGATGA